The Budorcas taxicolor isolate Tak-1 chromosome 2, Takin1.1, whole genome shotgun sequence genome window below encodes:
- the ARPC2 gene encoding actin-related protein 2/3 complex subunit 2 encodes MILLEVNNRIIEETLALKFENAAAGNKPEAVEVTFADFDGVLYHISNPNGDKTKVMVSISLKFYKELQAHGADELLKRVYGSYLVNPESGYNVSLLYDLENLPASKDSIVHQAGMLKRNCFASVFEKYFQFQEEGKEGENRAVIHYRDDETMYVESKKDRVTVVFSTVFKDDDDVVIGKVFMQEFKEGRRASHTAPQVLFSHREPPLELKDTDAAVGDNIGYITFVLFPRHTNASARDNTINLIHTFRDYLHYHIKCSKAYIHTRMRAKTSDFLKVLNRARPDAEKKEMKTITGKTFSSR; translated from the exons aAACAAACCAGAAGCTGTAGAAGTAACATTTGCAG ATTTTGATGGAGTCCTCTatcatatttcaaatcctaatggAGATAAAACAAAAGTGATGGTCAGTATTTCTTTGAAATTCTACAAGGAACTTCAGGCACATGGTGCTGATGAG ttATTAAAGAGGGTGTATGGAAGTTACTTGGTAAATCCAGAATCAG GATACAATGTCTCTTTGCTATACGACCTTGAAAATCTGCCTGCATCCAAGGATTCCATCGTGCATCAGGCTGGCATGTTGAAACGAAACTGTTTTGCCTCTGTCTTTGAGAAATACTTCCAGTTCCAAGAAGAGGGCAAGGAAGGAGAGAACAGGGCAGTTATCCATTATAGGGATGATGAGACCAT GTATGTTGAGTCAAAAAAAGACAGAGTCACAGTAGTCTTCAGCACAGTGTTTAAGGATGACGACGATGTGGTCATTGGAAAGGTGTTCATGCAG GAGTTCAAAGAAGGACGCAGAGCCAGCCACACAGCCCCACAGGTCCTCTTCAGCCACCGGGAACCTCCCCTAGAGCTGAAAGATACCGATGCCGCCGTGGGTGACAACATCGGCTACATTACCTTCG TGCTGTTCCCTCGCCATACCAACGCCAGTGCTCGAGACAACACCATCAACCTGATCCACACGTTCCGGGACTACCTGCACTACCACATCAAGTGCTCGAAG GCCTATATTCACACACGTATGCGGGCAAAAACATCAGACTTCCTCAAGGTGCTGAACCGTGCACGCCCAGATGCcgagaaaaaggaaatgaaaacaatcaC ggGGAAGACGTTTTCATCCCGCTAA